One region of Oryza sativa Japonica Group chromosome 10, ASM3414082v1 genomic DNA includes:
- the LOC9267455 gene encoding valine--tRNA ligase, mitochondrial 1 yields the protein MTITGAMEKPLDEKELERKLKKDQKAREKEEKRLKAKQKEAIRLQAQAASDETKKSDKKQKKKGTPDENPEDFVDPDTPAGQKKLLASQMAKQYNPAAVEKSWYSWWESSQYFVADATSSKPPFVIILPPPNVTGVLHIGHAITVAIEDAMIRWRRMSGYNALWVPGMDHAGIATQVVVEKRLMRDRNLSRHDLGRDKFLLEVLQWKDQHGGTILKQLRTLGASLDWSRECFTMDEKRSKAVTEAFIRLHKEGLIYRDNRIVNWDCSLRTAISDIEVDYCELTEETLLEVPGCSTLVQFGVIINFAYPLEEGLGEIIVATTRIETMLGDTAIAVHPQDERYKRLHGKHALHPFNGRKLKIICDSKLVDPSFGTGAVKITPAHDLDDFNTGKRHKLEFINIFTDDGNINENGGPQFEGMPRFTARAAIIDALKAKGLYRGTENNKMRLGRCSRTKDIVEPMMKPQWFVDCSTMAKAALDAVKTKRIEIIPIQYEQDWYRWLENIRDWCISRQLWWGHRIPAWYVTLEDDEEKDIGSYIDHWIIARNESDAILEAKQRYPGKNYKLDQDPDVLDTWFSSGLFPLSVLGWPDSTADLSSFYPTSVLETGLDILFFWVARMVMMGMLLGGDVPFQKVYLHPIIRDPHGRKMAKCLGNVIDPIDVINGISLEDLGKKLEHGNLDPSELEKAKEGQKKDFPNGIPECGTDALRFALISYTSQSDKINLDIKRVHGYRQWCNKLWNAVRFAMNKLGDQYTPPAAIALCSMPPLCKWILSALNKAVGKTVSSMEACKFSEATSSMYSWWQYQLCDVFIEAVKPYFNQSQELESERGACRDTLWICLDTGLRLLHPFMPYITEELWQRLPQPKEACRKDSIMISEYPSVVQEWTNDQVENEMETVLDSVNKLRSLRPHTDIHERRPAFMLCRGVDIAAIIQCYQAQISTLASVSSLKILTEDDPTPPNCATNIVNKDLSVYLQLRGALNTEAEREKLRKKRDEIQKQHDTLSQKMNASGYREKAPQSKQDEDMKKIAALLEELEIIREAESELESNN from the exons ATGACTATCACCGGCGCCATGGAGAAG CCACTCGATGAGAAGGAGCTGGAAAGGAAGCTGAAGAAAGATCAGAAG GCAAgagagaaggaggagaagaggctCAAGGCGAAGCAAAAGGAGGCGATTAGGCTACAG GCACAAGCAGCATCTGATGAAACAAAGAAGAGCGAcaagaaacaaaagaagaaaggcACACCGGATGAGAATCCTGAGGATTTCGTCGACCCGGATACTCCTGCTGGGCAGAAGAAGCTGCTTGCTTCTCAAATGGCCAAACAATATAATCCAGCTGCTGTTGAGAAATC ATGGTATTCTTGGTGGGAATCATCTCAATATTTTGTAGCAGATGCGACGAGTTCTAAACCACCATTTGTAATA ATCTTGCCACCTCCTAATGTAACTGGGGTCCTTCATATAGGCCATGCGATTACAGTAGCAATTGAG GATGCTATGATTCGCTGGCGGAGGATGTCGGGCTATAACGCTTTGTGGGTTCCTGGAATGGACCATGCTGGCATAGCTACACAG GTGGTTGTGGAAAAAAGGCTTATGCGTGACAGAAACCTGTCAAGACATGATCTGGGGCGTGATAAATTTCTATTGGAG GTCCTCCAATGGAAAGATCAGCATGGTGGTACCATATTGAAACAATTACGTACACTTGGAGCCTCACTTGATTGGTCACGCGAG TGTTTTACAATGGATGAGAAGAGATCAAAAGCTGTAACAGAAGCTTTTATCAGACTGCACAAAGAAGGCCTAATATATAG GGATAATCGCATTGTGAACTGGGATTGCTCACTTCGTACTGCAATTTCAGATATTGAG GTTGACTATTGTGAACTTACAGAAGAGACTTTGTTAGAGGTCCCTGGATGTAGCACTCTTGTCCAGTTCGGTGTTATAATAAATTTTGCTTATCCTCTAGAGGAAGGGTTGGGTGAAATTATCGTTGCAACAACAAGAATAGAAACAATGCTTGGTGATACTGCAATAGCTGTTCATCCTCAGGATGAAAGATACAAGCGTTTGCATGGAAAACATGCTCTCCATCCCTTTAATGGCCGGAAACTCAAAATAATTTGTGACTCCAAGTTAGTGGATCCCAGTTTTGGTACAGGAGCTGTCAAG ATCACGCCAGCTCATGATCTTGATGACTTCAACACTGGCAAACGACATAAACTTGAGTTCATTAATATTTTCACAGATGATGGGAACATAAATGAAAACGGAGGTCCACAATTTGAAGGAATGCCACGTTTCACTGCTCGGGCTGCTATTATTGATGCACTAAAGGCAAAG GGTCTATACAGAGGCACAGAAAATAATAAGATGCGCTTGGGCCGTTGTTCAAGAACTAAAGATATTGTGGAGCCAATGATGAAGCCCCAATGGTTTGTCGATTGTAGTACTATGGCAAAGGCAGCTCTTGATGCTGTGAAAACTAAAAGGATCGAGATCATTCCAATACAATACGAGCAAGACTGGTATAG ATGGCTTGAAAACATACGTGATTGGTGTATTTCAAGACAGCTTTGGTGGGGACACCGTATACCAGCTTGGTATGTAACGCTAGAAGATGATGAGGAGAAAGACATAGGTTCTTACATTGATCACTGGATAATTGCAAGAAATGAAAGTGATGCAATCCTGGAGGCAAAGCAGAGGTATCCAGGGAAAAATTATAAGTTAGACCAAGATCCTGATGTGCTGGATACATGGTTTTCATCTGGTCTTTTCCCATTGTCTGTGCTTGGTTGGCCAGACAGCACAGCTGATCTTAGTTCATTCTACCCTACTTCTGTACTTGAAACTGGACTGGATATCCTCTTCTTTTGGGTAGCACGGATGGTGATGATGGGAATGCTACTTGGTGGTGATGTGCCATTTCAGAAG GTTTACTTGCATCCAATTATCCGCGATCCACATGGCCGCAAAATGGCGAAGTGCCTAGGAAATGTCATTGATCCCATTGATGTAATAAATGGTATATCACTTGAAGATCTCGGGAAAAAGTTGGAACATGGCAATCTTGATCCAAGTGAGTTAGAAAAGGCGAAAGAAGGTCAGAAGAAGGATTTCCCTAATGGCATTCCAGAGTGTGGTACTGATGCCCTTCGTTTTGCCCTGATCTCCTACACTTCTCAG TCTGACAAAATAAATCTGGATATCAAGAGAGTGCACGGATACAGACAATGGTGCAATAAACTGTGGAATGCCGTCCGTTTTGCCATGAACAAGCTTGGAGATCAATACACTCCACCAGCGGCTATTGCGTTGTGTTCTATGCCACCTCTCTGCAAATGGATACTCTCAGCACTTAACAAGGCTGTTGGCAAGACTGTTTCATCGATGGAAGCATGTAAATTCTCCGAGGCCACATCGTCTATGTACTCTTGGTGGCAGTACCAACTTTGCGATGTATTTATAGAAGCCGTAAAACCTTACTTCAATCAATCTCAAGAGTTGGAATCTGAAAGAGGTGCTTGTCGTGATACATTATGGATATGTCTGGATACCGGTTTGCGGTTGCTCCACCCGTTCATGCCTTACATAACGGAGGAGCTTTGGCAGCGCCTTCCTCAGCCTAAAGAGGCTTGTAGGAAAGATTCCATAATGATATCTGAGTACCCCTCAGTTGTTCAG GAATGGACAAATGATCAAGTTGAAAATGAAATGGAGACTGTGTTGGATTCTGTGAACAAGCTAAGATCTCTTCGGCCACATACAGATATACATGAAAG ACGGCCTGCTTTTATGCTCTGCCGTGGGGTAGACATTGCTGCCATTATTCAGTGCTACCAGGCGCAGATTTCAACTCTTGCTTCTGTTTCATCTCTTAAG ATACTGACAGAGGATGATCCAACTCCACCCAACTGTGCCACAAATATTGTCAACAAAGATCTATCCGTATACCTCCAGCTACGAGGAGCTCTAAACACTGAAGCTGAGCGTGAGAAGCTAAGGAAAAAGCGAGATGAGATTCAAAA GCAACACGACACCTTGTCGCAGAAAATGAATGCCTCAGGCTATCGCGAGAAGGCTCCTCAGAGCAAGCAAGATGAGGACATGAAAAAGATTGCTGCATTACTGGAGGAACTTGAGATCATTAGAGAAGCCGAAAGTGAACTAGAATCAAACAACTGA
- the LOC107277778 gene encoding COP9 signalosome complex subunit 6-like — MPPHEDTLDAGGGDVLTFRLHPLAVLKLSDRIREFQYQAAAAARVSYSSSSSSSSGTAAPEDPPPPPTRMSGCVIGVRRGGTVDVSDILDILILHGPDPATFDRALLEKDQEIYKKAFPDLSVLGWYSIGTNVHATDMGIHHGDYTDMQIHQTLMDANGTAFYLLLNPAINFSQKDIPVTIYEREKMHLGRCCLKPLRDL, encoded by the exons ATGCCGCCGCATGAAGACACCCtcgatgccggcggcggcgacgtgctcACCTTCAGGCTCCACCCCCTCGCCGTCTTGAAATTATCCGACCGCATCCGCGAGTTCCAGtaccaggcggcggcggcggcgcgcgtcagttacagctcctcctcctcctcgtcttccgggacggcggcgccggaggatcctcctcctcctcctactcgGATGTCTGGGTGCGTGATCGGGGTTCGGCGTGGTGGGACGGTGGATGTCTCCGACATCTTGGACATCTTGATCTTGCACGGCCCCGACCCCGCAACCTTCGACCGCGCCTTACTGGAGAAGGATCAGGAGATCT ACAAGAAGGCCTTCCCCGACTTGTCCGTTCTCGGGTGGTACTCCATTGGGACCAATGTGCACGCCACCGACATGGGAATCCACCATGGGGACTACACCGACATGCAAATCCACCAGAca TTGATGGATGCTAATGGAACAGCCTTTTATCTTCTATTAAATCCTGCAATCAACTTTTCCCAGAAGGATATCCCTGTGACTATTTATGAAAGAG AAAAAATGCATTTAGGACGATGCTGTTTGAAACCCCTTCGGGATTTGTAA